In Acanthopagrus latus isolate v.2019 chromosome 17, fAcaLat1.1, whole genome shotgun sequence, the following are encoded in one genomic region:
- the LOC119006009 gene encoding titin-like isoform X4 has product MQCKVTLLDDTQFECELDKHAKGQELITKVCDHVNLMEKDYFGLAHWDTPTDKTWLEATKEIRKQVSGAVYEFAFSVKFYPPDPAQLTEDLTRYYLCLQLRKDIMRGVLPCSFVTLSLLGSYVAQSELGEYDPEVHGTDYVKDLTLAPGQSKELEEKVMDLHRTYRSMSPAQADMLFLENAKKLAMYGVDLHQAKDLDGVDITLGVCSSGLMVYKDKLRINRFPWPKVLKISYKRSSFFIKIRASEQEQYESTIGFKLPHYKASKKLWKVCVEHHTFFRVPTVEPPTSRRFLVLGSKFRYSGRTQAQTRQASSMIDRPAPRFTRSASKRLSRNLDGAGDETLQFLQRLSTSTRSEVDDWSLMLTSDKPQPSHEFPARVKSEQPSVQSGEASQSVRTVTVTWQDTETMQTSSQTITQTASQPWQELASDQQRRKADEWSALLLRYPPFPFVPPSDYVKQTDSLMLPAKLRLAETSSMDRLLQPPLKQQDDWYLYFDRIFSQSSFERTDKPFSSVAQFQLQQEDKQGMYVAEQELTDEQVIERLKENVTLIDQLTEMHILERRLKEVRFLEERLQEMDEMAEIIEEVIEEELGKKEVDKLRDEERDLELEEQIQARGIAKAVVKKSVKRIQEDEVDELEEEIKRVFLKGLIPEEEEAEVKQESLEEVKDESLLDDSLTERLRQIEKEWQNEVEEKSGSSDIVTTTTSVVAYHKVEHRTKKRVTIVDERGPRREETEEVRVQTGVMSEESLEKEDKWRKTEILEEITETEVSERLQPEVKTKVADNDVWFILLDRLPYKAVFIPPVTTVETAQVIEGEYFTSTTEITTADEETEVIVEERKITEEEVWRIPEIPPPEAATERDDDWFVLLDVVSRETPYVPPVTLKERDALDTKSFVSVVQTAPDEEIREVVAEERKIIQEAPRLLQEIPQQPVTDRDDDWFVLLDVVPRETSYVPPVAVAQRVEVSPEERVSLVETTTIERIEKRVEVVVATTEKEKDLSEKQEVVLPQAVREIEDDWFVLLDVAARESSFVPPVTTGDYAQVYREERIATVVETTPTTTATEAITVESRKEVVVEEIVVRKVDKKFPTLIISEQKVSLRERDDDWFVLLDVVRREPSFVPPVTVAKYSQVYPEERISTVMETITVESRKEFVVEETVVPKFPKQIIPEQKISQPVSEREDDWFVLLDVAARETSFVPPATMLAQVYREERISTVVETKTVEPRKEVVVEKIVVQMEDTNLPKQIIQQAISQPIRQIDDDWFILLDVVSREAAYVPPVTPVKIIPDMRKSFEIEVKTTETTTLKKTMIIVDSRQDETRPSEIRPSQIAPPSEREGGDDWFLLFDIIREKPLVVPPVAVVERVVDVVAAKTVPVPKPAFIMEDLRPTVKLVETKPPQPRQVDDDWFVLLDVATKAPVAVDELVRMRPEVRPAKEIATIEQRALQSITIVEERQRQEKVVQQKPRPAVREVEDDWFILLDLATKKSVAAPERIQFPAERRAPTAVAKTRITISETRPQFEKRILEERRPLTHVNDDWFVLLDVGAKESVVITESGRGTRPVSAPVFSQAALAEAGIPMAPLDQPQTSTPIKTSRKEERRLEVTVEAVEPSKIEAVTESKPAVWRDQREVHSSLITTINGDIQDFDKPNEDVLKHHASISELKRNFMSAVPEQRPSEWDKRLSTHSPFRTLGINGQPLPSADGTVCISPLCNGSETKTAHRETSSSLGFSGKPRPTVSHKCEPDSIEACGGPVEEESFDQEEVVVFETSLVPIVEVEMAQLPPSPDPCCRALDETLEEEGSYPEVSDRSGMIVGSSSASYFRSDGPQVIRCFQPPLVQTQTVTITAVSNSLSSGISTTEVPVVPTKTFIYESSKVTDDGTDDKDSTSVSQTISSETSSGTTVTTTTTHISKVVKSGSSETRVEKRIVITADSDVDQDKGKDGGASAL; this is encoded by the exons ATGCAATGCAAAGTCACCTTACTGGATGACACTCAGTTTGAGTGTGAACTTGAT AAACATGCTAAAGGCCAAGAGCTTATAACAAAGGTGTGTGACCATGTCAACCTGATGGAGAAAGACTACTTTGGCCTTGCTCACTGGGACACACCGACCGACAag ACATGGCTGGAAGCCACCAAAGAGATCCGGAAACAGGTTTCAGGTGCTGTGTACGAGTTTGCATTCAGTGTGAAGTTCTACCCACCTGATCCGGCACAGCTCACTGAAGACCTCACCAG ATACTACCTGTGTCTTCAGCTGAGGAAAGACATAATGCGTGGTGTTCTACCCTGTTCCTTTGTCACACTGTCCCTGCTGGGCTCCTATGTAGCCCAGTCAGAGCTTGGGGAGTATGACCCAGAGGTCCATGGAACAGATTATGTTAAAGACCTGACCCTGGCCCCCGGACAGAGCAAAGAGTTGGAGGAAAAAGTAATGGATCTGCATCGCACATACAG gTCAATGAGTCCAGCCCAAGCAGACATGTTGTTTCTGGAAAACGCCAAGAAACTCGCCATGTATGGAGTTGACCTGCACCAAGCCAAG GATCTTGATGGTGTCGACATCACACTGGGGGTTTGCTCCAGTGGTCTGATGGTTTACAAAGACAAGCTAAGGATCAACCGTTTCCCTTGGCCCAAAGTGCTCAAGATCTCTTACAAACGCAGCAGCTTCTTCATCAAAATCAGGGCATCAGAG CAAGAGCAGTATGAAAGCACAATTGGCTTTAAACTGCCCCACTACAAAGCCTCGAAGAAGCTGTGGAAAGTTTGCGTTGAACACCATACCTTCTTCAG ggTTCCAACAGTAGAGCCCCCCACATCACGTCGCTTCCTTGTCTTGGGCTCCAAGTTCCGGTACAGCGGGCGCACACAGGCCCAGACCCGCCAGGCAAGCTCCATGATTGACCGCCCAGCCCCTCGTTTCACACGTTCTGCAAGCAAGAGGTTGTCCCGTAACCTAGATGGAG CTGGAGATGAAACTCTCCAGTTCCTACAACGACTCTCCACATCAACCAGGTCTGAGGTTGATGACTGGTCACTGATGCTGACATCTGACAAACCCCAGCCATCTCATGAATTTCCAG CCAGAGTGAAGTCTGAGCAGCCTTCGGTTCAGTCCGGGGAGGCCAGTCAGTCTGTTCGCACAGTAACAGTGACCTGGCAGGACACCGAGACTATGCAGACTAGCTCTCAAACCATCACCCAGACAGCCAGTCAGCCGTGGCAGGAGCTGGCATCTgatcagcagaggagaaaggcAGACGAGTGGTCTGCACTGCTCCTTCGTTACCCTCCTTTTCCATTTGTCCCACCGTCTGATTATGTGAAACAGACAG ATTCTCTGATGTTGCCAGCTAAGCTCAGGTTGGCAGAAACGAGCTCTATGGACAGACTATTGCAACCACCATTGAAACAGCAAGATGATTGGTACCTTTACTTTGACCGAATCTTCAGCCAATCCTCATTTGAGCGTACTGACAAACCTT TCTCTTCTGTAGCTCAgttccagctccagcaggaggATAAGCAGGGCATGTATGTGGCAGAGCAGGAACTGACCGATGAGCAGGTCATTGAGAGGCTGAAGGAAAATGTGACCTTGATAGATCAGCTGACAGAGATGCATATTTTGGAAAGGAGGTTGAAGGAAGTGAGGTTTTTAGAGGAAAGGCTCCAAGAAATGGATGAGATGGCAGAGATAATTGAGGAAGTAATAGAGGAGGAATTGGGTAAGAAGGAGGTAGATAAGTTGAGAGACGAAGAGAGAGATTTGGAGCTGGAAGAACAAATACAAGCTAGAGGAATAGCTAAAGCAGTGGTGAAGAAGTCAGTGAAAAGAATACAGGAGGATGAAGTGGATGAACTTGAAGAGGAGATAAAGCGAGTGTTTTTAAAAGGCTTGAtacctgaagaggaagaggctgaGGTGAAGCAGGAGAGTCTAGAAGAGGTAAAAGATGAGAGCCTGTTAGATGATAGTTTGACAGAGAGACTACGACAGATTGAAAAAGAATGGCAGAACGAGGTGGAAGAGAAGTCTGGCTCTTCAGATATCGTCACTACTACCACTTCTGTAGTGGCATACCATAAGGTGGAACATAGGACTAAGAAGAGGGTGACTATTGTAGATGAGAGAGGGCCAAGGCGGGAGGAAACTGAAGAAGTGCGGGTACAGACTGGTGTCATGTCAGAGGAAAGCttagaaaaagaagacaaatggCGTAAGACAGAAATACTAGAGGAGATAACTGAGACAGAAGTCTCAGAGAGGCTTCAGCCTGAGGTTAAAACTAAGGTGGCAGATAATGATGTCTGGTTCATACTTCTTGACCGCCTTCCATACAAAGCTGTTTTCATACCACCAG TTACCACTGTGGAAACTGCTCAGGTGATAGAAGGCGAGTATTTCACCTCAACAACTGAGATCACAACAGCTGATGAGGAAACAGAGGTGATAgtggaagagagaaaaataacagaggAGGAGGTATGGCGTATACCAGAGATCCCACCACCAGAGGCTGCAACAGAAAGAGATGATGACTGGTTtgtgctgctggatgttgtttCCAGAGAAACACCTTATGTACCACCAG TTACACTGAAGGAAAGAGACGCACTGGATACAAAAagttttgtctctgtggttcAAACTGCACCTGATGAGGAGATTAGAGAAGTAGTAGCTGAAGAAAGGAAGATTATACAGGAGGCACCAAGACTTCTACAAGAAATCCCACAGCAGCCAGTGACAGACAGGGATGATGACTGGTTTGTGTTGCTGGACGTTGTTCCCAGAGAAACATCATATGTACCACCAG TTGCTGTTGCACAGCGTGTTGAAGTGTCTCCAGAAGAACGCGTCTCCTTGGTTGAAACGACAACTATTGAGAGGATAGAAAAAAGAGTGGAAGTTGTGGTAGcaacaactgaaaaagaaaaagatttgaGTGAAAAGCAAGAAGTTGTTCTGCCACAGGCTGTGAGAGAGATAGAAGATGACTGGTTTGTGCTGCTGGACGTTGCCGCTAGAGAATCATCATTTGTACCACCAG TTACCACGGGTGATTATGCTCAGGTCTATCGTGAAGAACGAATTGCTACTGTCGTGGAAACGACTCCTACTACTACTGCAACGGAAGCAATAACAGTAGAGTCCAGGAAGGAGGTTGTAGTTGAAGAGATTGTGGTGCGGAAGGTGGACAAGAAGTTCCCCACACTTATTATTTCAGAGCAAAAAGTATCCCTAAGAGAAAGAGATGATGACTGGTTtgtgctgctggatgttgtCCGTAGAGAACCATCATTTGTGCCACCAG TTACCGTGGCCAAGTACTCTCAGGTTTATCCTGAGGAAAGAATTTCTACTGTCATGGAAACTATAACTGTTGAGTCCAGGAAGGAGTTTGTAGTTGAAGAGACTGTGGTGCCGAAGTTTCCCAAGCAAATTATTCCAGAGCAAAAAATATCCCAGCCAGTCAGTGAAAGAGAAGATGACTGGTTTGTGCTGCTGGATGTTGCCGCTAGAGAGACATCATTTGTGCCACCAG CAACCATGCTTGCACAGGTCTATCGAGAAGAAAGAATTTCTACTGTggtggaaacaaaaacagtagaGCCCAGGAAGGAGGTTGTAGTTGAAAAGATTGTGGTGCAGATGGAGGACACAAATCTTCCCAAGCAAATTATTCAACAAGCAATATCCCAGCCAATTAGACAAATAGATGATGACTGGTTTATCCTGTTGGATGTTGTTTCCAGAGAAGCTGCCTACGTCCCTCCAG TTACTCCTGTTAAGATTATTCCTGATATGAGGAAGTCATTTGAGATTGAGGTGAAAACCACAGAGACGACAACATTGAAGAAGACCATGATTATTGTGGACAGCAGGCAAGATGAGACACGTCCATCTGAAATTAGACCAAGCCAAATTGCACCTCCgtcagagagggaaggaggagatgaTTGGTTCCTCCTGTTTGACATCATCCGTGAAAAGCCCCTTGTCGTACCACCAG TTGCTGTGGTTGAGCGTGTTGTGGATGTGGTGGCAGCCAAAACCGTACCTGTACCAAAACCAGCATTCATCATGGAAGACCTGAGGCCAACTGTGAAGTTGGTGGAGACTAAACCCCCACAACCGAGACAGGTGGATGATGACTGGTTTGTGCTGCTAGATGTTGCAACAAAAGCACCAG TTGCTGTGGACGAACTTGTCCGCATGCGCCCTGAAGTAAGACCAGCTAAAGAGATTGCAACCATAGAGCAGAGGGCACTGCAGAGCATTACCATAGTGGAAGAGAGGCAGCGTCAGGAGAAGGTGGTACAGCAGAAACCACgtccagcagtgagagaggtggaggatgatTGGTTTATTCTTCTGGATTTGGCCACTAAAAAATCAG TCGCCGCACCTGAGCGTATCCAGTtcccagcagagaggagagctccAACTGCTGTGGCCAAAACAAGGATCACAATTTCTGAGACGAGACCACAGTTTGAGAAACGGATCCTGGAGGAAAGACGTCCGCTCACACATGTCAATGATGATTGGTTTGTTCTACTAGATGTTGGCGCAAAAGAGtcag TGGTAATcacagagagtgggagaggCACCCGTCCCGTCAGTGCTCCAGTCTTCTCACAGGCTGCTCTAGCAGAGGCAGGGATCCCCATGGCTCCTCTGGATCAGCCCCAGACCTCTACTCCAATCAAGACCAGCCGCAAGGAGGAAAGAAGGCTGGAGGTGACTGTTGAAGCTGTGGAGCCCTCAAAAATCGAGGCTGTGACTGAGAGCAAG CCAGCAGTGTGGAGGGACCAGAGAGAAGTACACTCTTCACTGATAACCACCATCAATGGGGACATTCAG GATTTCGACAAGCCTAACGAGGATGTGCTCAAGCATCACGCCAGCATCAGTGAGCTTAAGAGGAACTTCATGAGTGCCGTCCCGGAGCAGAGGCCCAGTGAGTGGGACAAGCGCCTGTCCACGCACTCTCCATTCCGCACCCTGGGGATCAATGGTCAGCCTCTTCCCAGTGCAGATGGG ACTGTGTGCATTAGTCCCCTTTGCAATGGTTCAGAGACAAAGACTGCACATCGGGaaaccagcagcagtttgggCTTTTCAGGCAAACCGAGGCCCACTGTGAGCCACAAGTGTGAGCCTGATAGCATCGAAGCCTGTGGTGGTCCAGTTGAGGAAGAGTCATTTGATCAGGAAGAGGTTGTAGTTTTTGAGACCTCCCTGGTGCCCATCGTTGAGGTGGAGATGGCACAGCTGCCTCCCTCCCCGGACCCCTGCTGTCGAGCTTTAGATGAGACCCTGGAGGAAGAAGGATCGTATCCCGAAGTGTCCGATCGCTCGGGGATGATCGTTGGATCTTCTTCAGCTTCCTATTTCAGGAGCGATGGTCCACAGGTCATACGCTGCTTCCAG CCCCCTCTGGTGCAGACCCAGACAGTCACCATCACAGCTGTCTCCAACTCCTTATCCAGTGGCATCTCCACCACAGAGGTCCCTGTCGTCCCAACCAAGACCTTCATCTATGAGTCTTCAAAG GTGACAGACGATGGGACAGATGACAAAGATAGCACATCTGTGTCCCAGACTATTAGCTCGGAGACGAGCAGTGGCACCAcagtcaccaccaccactactcACATCTCAAAG GTAGTGAAAAGCGGATCTTCGGAGACTCGTGTAGAGAAGAGAATCGTCATAACTGCAGACTCTGATGTTGACCAAGATAAG gggAAAGATGGCGGAGCATCAGCATTGTAA
- the LOC119006009 gene encoding titin-like isoform X11, producing MQCKVTLLDDTQFECELDKHAKGQELITKVCDHVNLMEKDYFGLAHWDTPTDKTWLEATKEIRKQVSGAVYEFAFSVKFYPPDPAQLTEDLTRYYLCLQLRKDIMRGVLPCSFVTLSLLGSYVAQSELGEYDPEVHGTDYVKDLTLAPGQSKELEEKVMDLHRTYRSMSPAQADMLFLENAKKLAMYGVDLHQAKDLDGVDITLGVCSSGLMVYKDKLRINRFPWPKVLKISYKRSSFFIKIRASEQEQYESTIGFKLPHYKASKKLWKVCVEHHTFFRVPTVEPPTSRRFLVLGSKFRYSGRTQAQTRQASSMIDRPAPRFTRSASKRLSRNLDGAGDETLQFLQRLSTSTRSEVDDWSLMLTSDKPQPSHEFPARVKSEQPSVQSGEASQSVRTVTVTWQDTETMQTSSQTITQTASQPWQELASDQQRRKADEWSALLLRYPPFPFVPPSDYVKQTDSLMLPAKLRLAETSSMDRLLQPPLKQQDDWYLYFDRIFSQSSFERTDKPFSSVAQFQLQQEDKQGMYVAEQELTDEQVIERLKENVTLIDQLTEMHILERRLKEVRFLEERLQEMDEMAEIIEEVIEEELGKKEVDKLRDEERDLELEEQIQARGIAKAVVKKSVKRIQEDEVDELEEEIKRVFLKGLIPEEEEAEVKQESLEEVKDESLLDDSLTERLRQIEKEWQNEVEEKSGSSDIVTTTTSVVAYHKVEHRTKKRVTIVDERGPRREETEEVRVQTGVMSEESLEKEDKWRKTEILEEITETEVSERLQPEVKTKVADNDVWFILLDRLPYKAVFIPPVTTVETAQVIEGEYFTSTTEITTADEETEVIVEERKITEEEVWRIPEIPPPEAATERDDDWFVLLDVVSRETPYVPPVTLKERDALDTKSFVSVVQTAPDEEIREVVAEERKIIQEAPRLLQEIPQQPVTDRDDDWFVLLDVVPRETSYVPPVAVAQRVEVSPEERVSLVETTTIERIEKRVEVVVATTEKEKDLSEKQEVVLPQAVREIEDDWFVLLDVAARESSFVPPVTTGDYAQVYREERIATVVETTPTTTATEAITVESRKEVVVEEIVVRKVDKKFPTLIISEQKVSLRERDDDWFVLLDVVRREPSFVPPVTVAKYSQVYPEERISTVMETITVESRKEFVVEETVVPKFPKQIIPEQKISQPVSEREDDWFVLLDVAARETSFVPPATMLAQVYREERISTVVETKTVEPRKEVVVEKIVVQMEDTNLPKQIIQQAISQPIRQIDDDWFILLDVVSREAAYVPPVTPVKIIPDMRKSFEIEVKTTETTTLKKTMIIVDSRQDETRPSEIRPSQIAPPSEREGGDDWFLLFDIIREKPLVVPPVAVVERVVDVVAAKTVPVPKPAFIMEDLRPTVKLVETKPPQPRQVDDDWFVLLDVATKAPVAVDELVRMRPEVRPAKEIATIEQRALQSITIVEERQRQEKVVQQKPRPAVREVEDDWFILLDLATKKSVAAPERIQFPAERRAPTAVAKTRITISETRPQFEKRILEERRPLTHVNDDWFVLLDVGAKESVVITESGRGTRPVSAPVFSQAALAEAGIPMAPLDQPQTSTPIKTSRKEERRLEVTVEAVEPSKIEAVTESKPAVWRDQREVHSSLITTINGDIQHVSEAMSVEVVRMRKKRAKKIEGDSIYIRHSLLMLEDFDKPNEDVLKHHASISELKRNFMSAVPEQRPSEWDKRLSTHSPFRTLGINGQPLPSADGFVIRLPRGPLLNFYSKRS from the exons ATGCAATGCAAAGTCACCTTACTGGATGACACTCAGTTTGAGTGTGAACTTGAT AAACATGCTAAAGGCCAAGAGCTTATAACAAAGGTGTGTGACCATGTCAACCTGATGGAGAAAGACTACTTTGGCCTTGCTCACTGGGACACACCGACCGACAag ACATGGCTGGAAGCCACCAAAGAGATCCGGAAACAGGTTTCAGGTGCTGTGTACGAGTTTGCATTCAGTGTGAAGTTCTACCCACCTGATCCGGCACAGCTCACTGAAGACCTCACCAG ATACTACCTGTGTCTTCAGCTGAGGAAAGACATAATGCGTGGTGTTCTACCCTGTTCCTTTGTCACACTGTCCCTGCTGGGCTCCTATGTAGCCCAGTCAGAGCTTGGGGAGTATGACCCAGAGGTCCATGGAACAGATTATGTTAAAGACCTGACCCTGGCCCCCGGACAGAGCAAAGAGTTGGAGGAAAAAGTAATGGATCTGCATCGCACATACAG gTCAATGAGTCCAGCCCAAGCAGACATGTTGTTTCTGGAAAACGCCAAGAAACTCGCCATGTATGGAGTTGACCTGCACCAAGCCAAG GATCTTGATGGTGTCGACATCACACTGGGGGTTTGCTCCAGTGGTCTGATGGTTTACAAAGACAAGCTAAGGATCAACCGTTTCCCTTGGCCCAAAGTGCTCAAGATCTCTTACAAACGCAGCAGCTTCTTCATCAAAATCAGGGCATCAGAG CAAGAGCAGTATGAAAGCACAATTGGCTTTAAACTGCCCCACTACAAAGCCTCGAAGAAGCTGTGGAAAGTTTGCGTTGAACACCATACCTTCTTCAG ggTTCCAACAGTAGAGCCCCCCACATCACGTCGCTTCCTTGTCTTGGGCTCCAAGTTCCGGTACAGCGGGCGCACACAGGCCCAGACCCGCCAGGCAAGCTCCATGATTGACCGCCCAGCCCCTCGTTTCACACGTTCTGCAAGCAAGAGGTTGTCCCGTAACCTAGATGGAG CTGGAGATGAAACTCTCCAGTTCCTACAACGACTCTCCACATCAACCAGGTCTGAGGTTGATGACTGGTCACTGATGCTGACATCTGACAAACCCCAGCCATCTCATGAATTTCCAG CCAGAGTGAAGTCTGAGCAGCCTTCGGTTCAGTCCGGGGAGGCCAGTCAGTCTGTTCGCACAGTAACAGTGACCTGGCAGGACACCGAGACTATGCAGACTAGCTCTCAAACCATCACCCAGACAGCCAGTCAGCCGTGGCAGGAGCTGGCATCTgatcagcagaggagaaaggcAGACGAGTGGTCTGCACTGCTCCTTCGTTACCCTCCTTTTCCATTTGTCCCACCGTCTGATTATGTGAAACAGACAG ATTCTCTGATGTTGCCAGCTAAGCTCAGGTTGGCAGAAACGAGCTCTATGGACAGACTATTGCAACCACCATTGAAACAGCAAGATGATTGGTACCTTTACTTTGACCGAATCTTCAGCCAATCCTCATTTGAGCGTACTGACAAACCTT TCTCTTCTGTAGCTCAgttccagctccagcaggaggATAAGCAGGGCATGTATGTGGCAGAGCAGGAACTGACCGATGAGCAGGTCATTGAGAGGCTGAAGGAAAATGTGACCTTGATAGATCAGCTGACAGAGATGCATATTTTGGAAAGGAGGTTGAAGGAAGTGAGGTTTTTAGAGGAAAGGCTCCAAGAAATGGATGAGATGGCAGAGATAATTGAGGAAGTAATAGAGGAGGAATTGGGTAAGAAGGAGGTAGATAAGTTGAGAGACGAAGAGAGAGATTTGGAGCTGGAAGAACAAATACAAGCTAGAGGAATAGCTAAAGCAGTGGTGAAGAAGTCAGTGAAAAGAATACAGGAGGATGAAGTGGATGAACTTGAAGAGGAGATAAAGCGAGTGTTTTTAAAAGGCTTGAtacctgaagaggaagaggctgaGGTGAAGCAGGAGAGTCTAGAAGAGGTAAAAGATGAGAGCCTGTTAGATGATAGTTTGACAGAGAGACTACGACAGATTGAAAAAGAATGGCAGAACGAGGTGGAAGAGAAGTCTGGCTCTTCAGATATCGTCACTACTACCACTTCTGTAGTGGCATACCATAAGGTGGAACATAGGACTAAGAAGAGGGTGACTATTGTAGATGAGAGAGGGCCAAGGCGGGAGGAAACTGAAGAAGTGCGGGTACAGACTGGTGTCATGTCAGAGGAAAGCttagaaaaagaagacaaatggCGTAAGACAGAAATACTAGAGGAGATAACTGAGACAGAAGTCTCAGAGAGGCTTCAGCCTGAGGTTAAAACTAAGGTGGCAGATAATGATGTCTGGTTCATACTTCTTGACCGCCTTCCATACAAAGCTGTTTTCATACCACCAG TTACCACTGTGGAAACTGCTCAGGTGATAGAAGGCGAGTATTTCACCTCAACAACTGAGATCACAACAGCTGATGAGGAAACAGAGGTGATAgtggaagagagaaaaataacagaggAGGAGGTATGGCGTATACCAGAGATCCCACCACCAGAGGCTGCAACAGAAAGAGATGATGACTGGTTtgtgctgctggatgttgtttCCAGAGAAACACCTTATGTACCACCAG TTACACTGAAGGAAAGAGACGCACTGGATACAAAAagttttgtctctgtggttcAAACTGCACCTGATGAGGAGATTAGAGAAGTAGTAGCTGAAGAAAGGAAGATTATACAGGAGGCACCAAGACTTCTACAAGAAATCCCACAGCAGCCAGTGACAGACAGGGATGATGACTGGTTTGTGTTGCTGGACGTTGTTCCCAGAGAAACATCATATGTACCACCAG TTGCTGTTGCACAGCGTGTTGAAGTGTCTCCAGAAGAACGCGTCTCCTTGGTTGAAACGACAACTATTGAGAGGATAGAAAAAAGAGTGGAAGTTGTGGTAGcaacaactgaaaaagaaaaagatttgaGTGAAAAGCAAGAAGTTGTTCTGCCACAGGCTGTGAGAGAGATAGAAGATGACTGGTTTGTGCTGCTGGACGTTGCCGCTAGAGAATCATCATTTGTACCACCAG TTACCACGGGTGATTATGCTCAGGTCTATCGTGAAGAACGAATTGCTACTGTCGTGGAAACGACTCCTACTACTACTGCAACGGAAGCAATAACAGTAGAGTCCAGGAAGGAGGTTGTAGTTGAAGAGATTGTGGTGCGGAAGGTGGACAAGAAGTTCCCCACACTTATTATTTCAGAGCAAAAAGTATCCCTAAGAGAAAGAGATGATGACTGGTTtgtgctgctggatgttgtCCGTAGAGAACCATCATTTGTGCCACCAG TTACCGTGGCCAAGTACTCTCAGGTTTATCCTGAGGAAAGAATTTCTACTGTCATGGAAACTATAACTGTTGAGTCCAGGAAGGAGTTTGTAGTTGAAGAGACTGTGGTGCCGAAGTTTCCCAAGCAAATTATTCCAGAGCAAAAAATATCCCAGCCAGTCAGTGAAAGAGAAGATGACTGGTTTGTGCTGCTGGATGTTGCCGCTAGAGAGACATCATTTGTGCCACCAG CAACCATGCTTGCACAGGTCTATCGAGAAGAAAGAATTTCTACTGTggtggaaacaaaaacagtagaGCCCAGGAAGGAGGTTGTAGTTGAAAAGATTGTGGTGCAGATGGAGGACACAAATCTTCCCAAGCAAATTATTCAACAAGCAATATCCCAGCCAATTAGACAAATAGATGATGACTGGTTTATCCTGTTGGATGTTGTTTCCAGAGAAGCTGCCTACGTCCCTCCAG TTACTCCTGTTAAGATTATTCCTGATATGAGGAAGTCATTTGAGATTGAGGTGAAAACCACAGAGACGACAACATTGAAGAAGACCATGATTATTGTGGACAGCAGGCAAGATGAGACACGTCCATCTGAAATTAGACCAAGCCAAATTGCACCTCCgtcagagagggaaggaggagatgaTTGGTTCCTCCTGTTTGACATCATCCGTGAAAAGCCCCTTGTCGTACCACCAG TTGCTGTGGTTGAGCGTGTTGTGGATGTGGTGGCAGCCAAAACCGTACCTGTACCAAAACCAGCATTCATCATGGAAGACCTGAGGCCAACTGTGAAGTTGGTGGAGACTAAACCCCCACAACCGAGACAGGTGGATGATGACTGGTTTGTGCTGCTAGATGTTGCAACAAAAGCACCAG TTGCTGTGGACGAACTTGTCCGCATGCGCCCTGAAGTAAGACCAGCTAAAGAGATTGCAACCATAGAGCAGAGGGCACTGCAGAGCATTACCATAGTGGAAGAGAGGCAGCGTCAGGAGAAGGTGGTACAGCAGAAACCACgtccagcagtgagagaggtggaggatgatTGGTTTATTCTTCTGGATTTGGCCACTAAAAAATCAG TCGCCGCACCTGAGCGTATCCAGTtcccagcagagaggagagctccAACTGCTGTGGCCAAAACAAGGATCACAATTTCTGAGACGAGACCACAGTTTGAGAAACGGATCCTGGAGGAAAGACGTCCGCTCACACATGTCAATGATGATTGGTTTGTTCTACTAGATGTTGGCGCAAAAGAGtcag TGGTAATcacagagagtgggagaggCACCCGTCCCGTCAGTGCTCCAGTCTTCTCACAGGCTGCTCTAGCAGAGGCAGGGATCCCCATGGCTCCTCTGGATCAGCCCCAGACCTCTACTCCAATCAAGACCAGCCGCAAGGAGGAAAGAAGGCTGGAGGTGACTGTTGAAGCTGTGGAGCCCTCAAAAATCGAGGCTGTGACTGAGAGCAAG CCAGCAGTGTGGAGGGACCAGAGAGAAGTACACTCTTCACTGATAACCACCATCAATGGGGACATTCAG CACGTGTCTGAGGCGATGAGCGTGGAGGTGGTGCGAATGCGAAAG aaaaGAGCTAAGAAAATTGAGGGTGACTCAATTTATATCAGACATAGCCTTTTAATGTTGGAG GATTTCGACAAGCCTAACGAGGATGTGCTCAAGCATCACGCCAGCATCAGTGAGCTTAAGAGGAACTTCATGAGTGCCGTCCCGGAGCAGAGGCCCAGTGAGTGGGACAAGCGCCTGTCCACGCACTCTCCATTCCGCACCCTGGGGATCAATGGTCAGCCTCTTCCCAGTGCAGATGGG TTTGTCATCCGCCTCCCACGCGGCCCCCTGCTGAACTTCTACTCCAAACGCAGCTGA